A stretch of Apostichopus japonicus isolate 1M-3 chromosome 9, ASM3797524v1, whole genome shotgun sequence DNA encodes these proteins:
- the LOC139973791 gene encoding fibrinogen C domain-containing protein 1-like: MHLFNLSYRTREMDGEIYVSSDCTSRSVCSNNQLIVEESYQCSDHATCDVRDGVRRCYCIDGYEGNGVNCTREAVPKDCQELYVDGSSDGVYTIYPDGWPSGIQVYCEMESNVGGWTVYQRRSTATVDFYRDWSEYKNGFGNPSQDHWLGNKYIYSIKKPEDLPATY; encoded by the exons ATGCATCTCTTCAACCTCTCGTACAGAACTAGAGAAATG GATGGTGAGATTTACGTCTCTTCAGACTGTACAAGTAGATCAGTTTGTAGCAATAACCAACTCATCGTAGAAGAGAGTTACCAATGTAGTGATCACGCGACTTGTGATGTCAGAGATGGTGTTCGTAGATGTTACTGTATAGATGGCTACGAAGGAAACGGTGTTAATTGTACCCGCGAGGCAGTCCCAAAGGATTGCCAAGAGCTTTACGTTGATGGTAGTAGTGACGGAGTTTACACCATTTACCCTGATGGTTGGCCAAGCGGCATTCAGGtttactgtgagatggaaagtaacgtgggaggatggacg GTTTACCAGCGAAGATCGACTGCCACCGTAGACTTTTATCGTGATTGGTCTGAGTACAAGAACGGTTTTGGGAATCCTAGTCAAGACCATTGGCTTGGGAATAAATACATTTACAGCATAAAAAAACCAGAAGACTTACCAGCTACGTATTGA
- the LOC139974002 gene encoding uncharacterized protein gives MAELRSNYILVFAVLLLLNSSGFRISSSTRVNDSNLQYFLFQTPEYPRDCHEVLNQCSATYAKSGVYLIKPDQYQEPFQTYCDHNTSSGGWTVIQRRFDGSIGFNRTWDDYKNGIGFLGSEFRIGNEKLAHLINQKNYQLRIELENYAGQSYSLTYDNFRIADEWGNYSITSLGVVYGITDLNFTWCSSNKDNFDNTCERTCENPNDCVIPDPADPERCLCPENHMILGDSCIPIEQCGCYVQGEGVVLAEGESYINSDCSLLITCNSNVLTSESYSCSADATCEERKDVRRCYCNEWFEGDGLTCTRSGPRDCSDLYAANRTNNGAYTIYPAGSSNFEVYCEMSSGGWTILQRRTSSSVSFYRNWNEYKNGFGIPTGDHWIGNDKIYKLTNQKAYQLLIEKTNTEGSTYHSRYSSFSISNEGDKYQLSLRGYNGNAVNNAMGANSGYRFSTHNEDNDGSSTFDCAEKHRGGWWYPDDTSTGSTSNCYSFSDRVATGGYDYSGCYCCYYYYCYYYYHYKCYYCDGCSGYNPYRRCRNKNPVYETNFYSCGYSNLNGDYSSNDYRGIFWKNLHGSDCGITTTTMKIQPSQ, from the exons ATGGCAGAACTTCGAAGCAactatattttggtttttgcgGTGTTATTGCTTTTAAACTCGAGTGGTTTTCGG ATATCGTCAAGCACAAGAGTCAACGATTCAA ACTTGCAGTATTTTCTATTCCAAACTCCGGAGTATCCAAGGGATTGTCATGAAGTACTTAACCAATGCTCTGCTACCTACGCCAAATCCGGTGTATACCTGATTAAACCTGACCAGTATCAGGAACCATTTCAGACATATTGTGATCATAACACTTCATCTGGAGGTTGGACa GTCATACAACGACGTTTTGATGGATCCATCGGTTTTAATCGAACCTGGGACGACTACAAAAACGGAATTGGTTTCTTAGGCAGTGAATTTCGTATAGGTAATGAAAAGTTAGCTCACTTGATAAACCAAAAGAATTACCAGCTGCGCATCGAGCTAGAGAATTATGCAGGCCAGTCATATTCCTTGACATACGACAACTTTCGCATAGCCGATGAATGGGGGAATTATTCTATAACAAGTCTTGGTGTTGTCTATGGAATAACAG ATTTAAACTTCACCTGGTGCTCATCCAACAAGGATAATTTTGACAATACATGTGAAAGAACTTGTGAGAATCCAAATGATTGTGTCATACCGGATCCAGCGGATCCAGAGAGATGTCTTTGTCCAGAAAACCACATGATTCTTGGAGATAGCTGCATACCTATAGAGCAATGTGGCTGTTACGTTCAAGGGGAAGGCGTCGTTTTAGCA GAAGGTGAATCATACATCAATTCTGACTGTTCCTTACTGATAACTTGCAACAGTAACGTACTTACAAGTGAGAGTTACAGTTGTAGTGCAGACGCAACCTGCGAGGAGCGGAAGGATGTCCGTAGATGTTACTGTAACGAATGGTTTGAAGGCGATGGTCTTACATGTACCCGCAGTGGACCGAGAGATTGTTCTGATCTTTACGCAGCAAACAGAACAAATAACGGAGCATATACCATTTATCCCGCTGGAAGCTCTAATTTTGAAGTCTATTGTGAAATGTCTAGTGGTGGTTGGACA ATTTTGCAACGACGTACAAGTAGCTCCGTCAGCTTTTATCGAAACTGGAATGAGTACAAAAACGGGTTTGGGATCCCAACGGGAGATCATTGGATTGGCAAcgacaaaatatacaaattgacaAATCAAAAAGCCTACCAACTCctaatagaaaagacaaacacgGAAGGATCAACATACCACAGCCGTTATTCATCTTTTAGTATCAGTAACGAGGGAGACAAATACCAACTCTCGTTGCGTGGCTACAATGGAAATGCTG TTAACAATGCTATGGGAGCAAATTCAGGATATCGATTTAGTACGCACAATGAAGACAATGATGGATCGAGTACCTTCGACTGTGCAGAAAAACACcgaggtggctggtggtatcCAGACGATACTAGCACGGGCTCTACCAGCAACTGCTACTCATTCAGCGACCGCGTAGCTACAGGTGGCTACGATTACTCTggctgttattgttgttattattattattgttattattattatcattataaatgTTATTATTGCGATGGCTGTAGTGGTTATAATCCTTATAGAAGATGCCGAAACAAAAATCCGGTTTATGAGACAAATTTCTATTCCTGCGGCTACTCCAATCTGAATGGGGATTACTCGTCCAACGATTACCGCGGTATCTTCTGGAAGAATCTTCACGGTTCTGATTGcggaataacaacaacaacaatgaaaatacagcCAAGTCAATGA